Part of the Posidoniimonas polymericola genome, GCCGTCGATCTCGAGGGCGGTGGCGGTGAGCTTCTCGCACGCGTACTCGGCGTGGCCGCGGAGCTCGGACGGCATGCCCGGCAGGTTCGGCTTCGAGCCCCTCATCAGCTTGCGGCCAATCAGCCACTTGAGGTACGGCATCGCGACCGGAGCCAGCTTCAACGCGTGCGCCGGGTTCAGCGGGTTGGGCCGCTGGATGCCCGCCGCGGCGAGCGCCTTGCCGACCGGCTCGAAATAGGTCTTGCCGTGGCGCTTGACCAGCGACTTGAAGAACGCCATGCCGAGCATCTCCCCCTCGCCCTCGTAGATGCAGGGGGCGAGGAAGTCGTGCACGTTGTCACCGAAGGCGTGCCCGTGCAGGAATGAGCGGCCGCCGTGGGTCTTCATGTACAGCTCGATCGCGGCGTGCTTCATCGACTCGCTGCCGAAGATCTTGGCGATGATGCACTCCATCTCGCCGCGGTAGCCGCGGTCCAAGAGGTCGCTGCACCAGGCCACGAGCGCGTCGCAGCCGACGATCAGGCCGGCCATCTCGCCCAGGCGCCTCTGCACGAGCTCGCGGTGGGCGATCGGCTCGCTGTAGGTCACGCGGAAGTGGGCCCACGGGATCATGTCGGCCATCATCTGCCGCATCGTGCCGGCCGCGTTTGCGCACAACGAAACCCGCCCCAGGTTCAGCCCGTGGTAGGCGATGGTCAGCCCGTCCCCCTTGACCGGCTTCAGCAGGTTCTCTTGCGGGACGCGGAAGTTGTTGAACACGATGCCGCGGTTGTAGAGCCGCGCCAGCGCGTGGATGCCGTACTTCTTCAGCTGGAACTGCTCGTTCTCTTCGGCCGGCAGGTCGACCACCAGCACGGCCGGCTTGTCGTCGACCAGGCAGACCAGGCCGATCGTCCTGCCGGGCACGACGTTCGAGATGAACAGCTTCTCGCCGTTCACCACGTAGGAGTCGCCGTCGAGCACGGCCGTGGTCCGCAGCGCGGTGAGGTCGCTGCCGGCGCACGGCTCGGTCAGCGCGAAGGCGCTCAGCCGGCTGCCGTCCGCCAGCCCGGGCAGGAACCGCTGCTTCTGGTCGGCGTTGCCGAAGGTCTTGACCGGGTCGACCGCGCCGATGCAGCCGTGGATTGAGGCCAGGCCGGCGATCGTGCCGTCGAGGGTCGCCATCCGGGCGAGGAACGCGGCGAAGCTGCTGAACGAACAGTCGCTGCCGCCGAACTCTTTGCCGACTAGCAGTCCCCAGTAGCCGACGCCCGCCAGCTCCTGCAGGACCTCTTCGCGGGTCTTGCCCTCGTCGTTGAGCAGCGTGCCGGCCTGCTTGTGCCGGCTGACCACGGCGATGGAGTCGTCCATCACCTTCTGGACCTCGGCCGGCGTCTTGGGGGGCGTGCTGAGGAACTCGTCGGTCGGGACCGAGCGGTCCCACACCGCGCGGTGGGCCGGGCTGTTGACGGTCTGGTACTGGGCGGCGAACAGCTGCTCGACCTGGTCGTCGGCGGTGTCGATGGCGCCAGTGCGGCGGGCCTCGTCGTCGGACTTGCCGCCGAGCTTCAGCGCGGTCTCCGCGAACGACTCGACGTGCTCCGCCGCGGATTGTGCTGCGGGCGCGTGGTGGTCGGTGCCGGGGTCTTGCAGATCGGTCGCCATGGTTTCTCCGCCTTTTGCGTCGGGTTTTGCCTTACCTAAGTATACGTCTGCAGTGGGGCGTCGGCTCTCGCGAGAGTCGGTCAATTTGGCCGCGCGGGTGGGATTCCGCCCAGTTATTCCGGCTTTTTCGGAAGCCGCTCGCCGGCAGCCAGCCCGCGGCCTGGGCAGGAAATCGACTCGCCAGCGCGGCGGTGCTATCATGGGCTCCCGTCTGATAGCTTCTGCCGGGCGTGGCACGTCCAGCATCGAAAGAGCGGCTGTTCGCCGCAGGGAGAATTGCGCGCATGGTTCGCCGCTGGTTTCTGCTGTCGTCGTTAGTCTGGGCTGTCGCAAGCGCATCCGGTGCAGTCGAGGTCGGCTTCTCGTCAGACGACGACTTGGACAAGTTCACCGTTGACTTTCACGGCTACCCCGTGATCACCGGCGGCGACTCCGGCGTGGGCGGCACCGCCAGCTTGGAGATCTACGGGACGGTCGACGCGACCTACAACGCGAAGAGCTTTGCGCTGAGCAACGTTGGCGACACGATTGGCGTCTCGACGTTCTTCCGCACCGGCGTCCTCGAAACGCTCGGCTCTGGGTTCTTCACAACCTACGGCGAGGTGTTCCTCACCGACGAGCCAGACGGCGTTGTCTACAGCAACGACGCCGCATTCGTCGAGTTCGGCCGCGACTCGACCGCCGACTTTTTGCGCGCTGGCCCGCTGCAGGCTGGGGGCGGGTCGTACCCCGGTTTCAGCGAGGACTTCTCCGTTGGCACCCTGCAGGACAACCGCTGGTACAAGCTCGGGCTCGAGCTCGAGCACCTCGGCAGCGGGGACATCGGGTGGGAGGTGAGCCTCGAGGACTTCGGCGCGGGCGGCGACGCCTCGCTGGGCGTCGTGATGTCGGCGTCTCGCACGATCCGCGACAACCTCGGCCTCAAGTTCGATCCGGCCCTGTACGCGGGGTTCACCGCGCGTGGCGGGCAGGATCACGTAACCGCCGTGGACAACTTTGCTGTCGAGGTCCCGGGCGGCTCGTCCAACGAGTTGGTGATCGGACCGACCTTTGACGTGGCGTACCGGCCGGGCGATATTTCGTCGCTCGTCGAGGGCAGGACTTCCCTGGTTGTCGGCGGATTCGCAGGTTCCGACAACACGCCCGAGGAAGAGCCGGTTTTCGAGTTCCCGCTCGACTCAATCCCTCGGGGTGCGAGGATCGAGTCGGCAACCCTGAGGGTCAACACGGGCACGTCCTCGGGCGCCCCCCGGATCGTGGTGACCGGCTACGAGGGGGACGGCCTGGCCTCGCTATCCGATGGCGAAGCCGACGGGACGCTGGTCGCCTACACCGGCCCGGAGAGCTGCTGCGGGGGCGTGTCCGTGCCGCTGTTCACGAACTTCGTCCAGGCGCTGGCGAGTCGCGACGCCTCGCACCTGGGTCTCCGACTCCGGAGCGACGATCTGCCACAATACGTGAACGTCTACGCCGGCGAATCGACATTCTCGAGCGGCCCGCTCCTGGAGATCACTTATTCCATGCCGGGCCTTCCCGGCGATTTTACCGCCGACGGCCGCGTCGACGCGGCGGACTACTCCGTCTGGCGGGCGACCAACGGCAGCGCGGTCGACCTCCGGGCCGACGCCAACGGCAGCGGCGCGGTCGATCAGGGCGACTACGACATCTGGCGGCAGAACTACGGCGCGAGCGCGCCGGAGGACGTGGTGAACGGGGGCTTCGAGTCCAACGGACTTGAGGGCTGGCAGACGGTCGCAACGCCGAACGCCAACATCTCCTTCGGTTACCCCTTGGTGAGCTCGTTTGACGTGACGGGCGATGGCGTTTCGTCGCCCGCCATGCGGATCCGGGCGGGCCAGGACGACTACATCGATGACGAGGTTGCCGGCGGCGGGGTGAGCCAGCTGCTCTTCCTGACGGGCGGCGACTACGTGGTGGCGGCCGACATCGCGTCGCAGAATTTGTCGTCCGGCGGAAACACGGCGCCGGGGAGATTTGAGCTGTGGCTGGCCGGCCAACTGGTGGATGTCGTCGACATGAACGGCCAGAGCATCGCCGGCGGGCAGGTGATCCGCGACTCGCTCGCCGGCACGGCGCTGGGCGTGGCGCCGGGCTGGTACGACCTCGAGCTGCGTTTCCTCCGTCCGGCCGTAAACTCGGTCGCCATCTACGGCTACTTTGACAACATCACGCTGGCCCTCGCGTCGCCATCGATCACGGCGGTTCCCGAACCCGCCGCTGCAGCCCTGGCGTTGGTGCTGGGCGCGGCGCTGATGCGCGGCCGGCGGTCGAGCAACGCTGGCTAGCAGAAGAAGGAGGGCCCGCGACAACCGCGGACCCTCCCTGGGCAGAGTCGACAAAGCAGACCTACCGCCGCCGCCAGCCAACCACGCCTGCCAGCGTCAACGCCGCGAGCGCGACGGTCGCCGGCTCTGGGACAGCGGTCAGCGTGACCCGGGCGATGCCCACGGGCAGCTCATTGAAGTTCAGCCCGGTGAGGTCGAAGCCGTCGTTGTTGAGGAAGTTGGCGTACGGGTCGCCTGCGACGTTGGCGACGACAGTCGTGGCGTCCGCGGGGCCCTGGTCAGGTCCCGTTTGGCCGGCGATGCCGCCGAAGCCGGCCCCGGGGAACAGCCCGTTCAGGCCACCCAGGTCGGGCGCGGCGAAGTCGAAGTCCTCTTCTTCGGTGCCGGCGTCGTTTACCGTGCCGGGGGCGCCGATCACGAAGCTCAGCGAGCCCGACCCGTCAAGCAGGTCCATCAGGTCATGGGCCGTAGGCGAGCCGTTGGCGACAAAGTAGTCGTTGCTCGGCAGCACCATCGAGGCGTAGGAGAAGTAGCGGTTGGCGCCGTCGCTGGCGATGCTGAACACCTGGCTGGTGGTCTGTCCCGGCAGCAGCGGACCAGGTCCGGCGCTGACGATCGTCCCGTCGACGCGCTGGCCCGCGGGCTGGGCGTTGTCGAAGGTTCCGCTGACGCCGCCGTCGACGTAGGTCCGGCCGGCGAGGAAATCGGCAGAGATCGGTCCTGTGTTGCCGTCCTCCGCGAGCCGCTCGAGGCCCGGTTGGGCGGACAGCCCGCCGTCGTAGCTGTCGAAGCTGCCGTCGTGGAAGCCGACCCAGACCGGGGTCAGCACGGCGCCGCCGGCGGGCGCCAGGCTTTCGATTGTGACGCGGATGTCGACCGCCGACGCGGCAGTCGCGGAAGCGGCCAGGGTGAGTGCAATAAGCGTGGTGCGGAGCATCTTCTGTGTCCTCGGGGTGGCGGCCGCGCGTACCGGTAGCACGGCAGGAAAGCGGGAGGCCAGCGGGCAGGCGCCAGCGGGCGTACAGACGGCAGTGGGGCGAGCCCCCGTGCCTGACACAGGATTAGTCGCGCGGCGGGGCCGGTTATTACACCGCGGCTAGAAATTTTTTCGCGGCCGCGCGAATGTAACCTGGCTCACACTGCGTAAGCAGGCTCGCACCGCGGGGGCTAGGCGTCGTCGCCGTGGGCCTGCGTCCCTCTTGCCTGCGCAACCGAGCGGGCGATGCGTTGCCGCATCTCGTCGGGCATCTGCTGCGCCTGCGACACCCGTGACCGGGCCGCCTGGTCGATCTGGCTGAGCTGGGACGCCAGCTGCCGGCACCGCTTGCAGCTCACCTGGTGCAGCCGCACCGACCACCGCTCGACCGGGCTGAGGCTGCGGAAGCTGGCGTCCGAGAGCAGCCGCGCAGACTCCTCGCAGCGGAGCGTCAGCAGCATCTTGATGGCGCGGAGGGTGCTCACCCGATTACTCGTCGAACCAGCGGGATTTGAGTTCGCGGCGCAGTTCCAGGCGTGCGCGGCAGAGTCTCACCGACAGGTTAGTCGGGGAAATCTGCAAATGCCTACAGACTTCTTCGGTCGTTAGCCCGTCCATCACCATCAGGATAAACGCCTCGGCGAGGGTAGGGTTGATGTTTTCTAGGCATTTATCGAAGACCTCGGCGAATTCCTGTGACTCCAGGGCTGCCCCGTCCCGATCACGCCAGCGGGCGCCGTCGCCGGCGGCGAGCAGGGCCTCGACCGCCTCGGAGTCGGACGAGTCGGCGGCGGGGCGTTCGGGCCGCCGCGACGATCGGCGGTAGTGGTCGACAATCTTGTGCCGCAGGATCCCGACCAGCCACGTGCCGCGGCTGGCGTCGCCCGAGTATCGCTCGTTCGCCCTGATCGCGGCGAGCAGGGTCTCCTGCACAAGGTCTTCGGCAACCGCCGCGTCGCCGCCGACGCGGGGAAGTGCGTAGCCGTACAGCAGGTCGCCGTGCTCCTCGAGCCACCTGACGGCGAAGTGTTCGGGGGGCTGTTCCATACGGATGGGCGACGCGTGTGGCCGTGGGACGGGCGACGCCCCCTTGTCTCTCCTGCGGTTCTCGCTGGATGATACCACTGTGGACCCACGGTTCCCACAGTCCCCGGCGCCTCTTACCCCGCAACTTCCTTCGCCATGCACGACCCGCGAATCACCAAACTGGCCAACCTGCTGCTCGACCACAGCTGCGAGCTGAAACGCGGCGAGACCATCCTCATCGAGGCGATCGACCTGCCCGAGCAGAACCTGACCTGCGCGCTGATCGAGGGCGCCGCCGCCCGCGGCGCGACGCCGCTAGTCACCACCAAGGACCTCACCGTGCTCCGCTCGCTGTACCGCACCGCCACGCCCGAGGCGATGAAGCTGGCCGGCAAGCTGGAACGCAACCGGATGGAGCAGGTCCAGGCGTACATCGGCGTGCGGGGCAGCGGCAACAGCAGCCAGCACGCCGACGTCCCCTCGGAAAAGATGGACCTGTACCAGGAGCACTGGCTGCGGAACGTCAACGACTACCGGGTCCCCAAGACCAAGTGGGTGGTGCTGCGGTACCCGACCGACTCGTTCGCCCAGGCAGCCGGCATGAGCACCGAGGCCTTCACCGACTTCTACTTCGACGTCTGCACGGCCGACTACGCCAAGATGGCCGAGAACCAGAAGCCGCTGATCAAGCGGATGGAGGACGCCGACAAGGTGCGGATCGTCGGCCCCGGTGAAACCGACCTAACATTCTCCATCAAGGGCATCCCCGTGCGGCCCTGCGCCGGCCAGCGGAACATCCCCGACGGCGAGGTCTTCACCGCGCCGGTCCGCGACAGCCTCAACGGCGTGATCCATTACAACACCCAGAGCCGCTATCAGGGCACGGTGTTCAGCGACATCCGCTTCGAGTTCAAGGACGGCAAGATCGTCGACGCGACGGCCAACAACACCGAACGGCTCAACACGCTGCTCGACTCCGACGAGGGCGCCCGCTTCGTCGGCGAGTTCGCAATCGGCTGCAACAACTACGTCCGCCACCCGATGCTCGACACGCTGTTCGACGAGAAGATCGGCGGCAGCCTGCACCTCACCCCAGGCCAGGCGTACGAGGACGCCGACAACGGCAACCGCAGCCGCATCCACTGGGACCTGGTGCTGATCCAGCGCGAGGACTACGGCGGCGGCGAGATCTACTTCGACGACCAGCTCATCCGCAAGGACGGCTTCTTCGTGGTCGACGACCTCAAGGGCCTCAACGAGGGTTTGTAGCGCCCTCGCTCTGGCGGCGTGTGTCGTGGGTAACACCGGCCCTCGCGGTCCTGGCGTCGTTGCCGAACCGGCCGACTCGAAACCAGTAGTTAGACGGCGTGCTAACGGGAAGTCTCTGGGGAGGGACAACGTGTCGCGTTTGAAATCGATCCTAGCGAGTGACGACTGGTCGGCCGTGCTGATTGGCGGCGGGCTGCTTACGGTTTCGCTCCTGTTGGTAACGGCGACGCTGCCGGAGGCGGCGTCCGACGCGGCGATCACCAACCCGCTTGACGGCTGGTTCGCAAAGCCCGGCAAGTGGGAGTCCAACCCCGTCGCCGCCTTGTGGAGCTCGGCGCGCGACAACGAGCTGCTGGGAATCGGCGGCGCGTTTGCCGCTGGACTGGTGCTGTTCGGCGCGGTGGTCGCCGCCCGCGGAGATTCGTGGGCAGCCTTCGCCAAGGCCTTTGCTGGGTTGTTCGCCCTGGGGTTGCTGGCGCTGATGATCACCAGCCAGGCGGCTATCAAGGCGTACAACCTGGAGTACGCGTTGTGGGCCCTGGCAATCGGCCTGGCGATCAGCAACACGGTCGGCCTGCCGGACTGGCTGCGGCCGGCGGCGCGGACCGAGCTGTACATCAAGACCGGCCTGGTGCTGTACGGCGCGAAGGTGCTAATCGGCGAGCTCTACCAGCTAGGCCCGCCCGGCCTGGCCGTGGCGTGGGTCGTGACGCCGGTCGTGCTGATCACCACGTACTGGTTCGGCCAGCGGGTGCTCGGCATCGAGTCGAAGACGCTCAACATGGTGATCTCTGCCGACATGAGCGTGTGCGGCGTGTCGGCCGCCATCGCCACGGCGAGCGCCTGCCGCGCGAAGCAGAAGGAGCTGACGCTCGCGATCAGCATCTCGCTGCTGTTCACGGTGGTGATGATGATCCTGCTGCCGATGGCCGCGGTGGCGCTCGGCCTGAGCGAGGAGGTCGGCGGCGCGTGGATCGGCGGCACGATCGACTCGACCGGCGCGGTGGTCGCGTCCGGCCAGGCATTAGGCGAGCGGGCCGCCACCGTGGCGATCACGATCAAGCTGATCCAGAACCTGCTGATCGGCCTGACCGCGTTCGGTGTTGCGGTCTACTGGGTGCGGTTTGTCGACCGCGACTCGGACGTCAAGCCGAGCCTGTGGGAAGTCTGGACGCGGTTCCCGAAGTTTGTCATTGGGTTCTTGGGGGCGTCGCTTGTGTTTTCGATGGTCCAGGCGTGGGCGCCCGGCGGCGAGTCGATCGTCAACGCGGCGCTCAAGCAGGGGACCGAGCCGCTGCGTTCCTGGTTCTTCTGCCTGGCGTTTGTCAGCATCGGCCTGGAGAGTAACTTCCGCGAGCTGGCCCACGCGATCGACGGCGGCAAGCCGCTCGTGCTGTACGTGTGCGGCCAGTCGCTCAACCTGGCCCTGACGCTGGCGATGGCCAGCCTGGTGTTCTAATTCCAAATTGTTCGTTCGCGGTCAGCGCCGCGACAGCGAGGAAAGAGTTGGCGAGAGATGGAGTGGTTGGATTCGCTGCCGGTGGGTGTGCTGGCCCTGTTGATCTTCTGCCTGCGGATTTTTGATGTCTCGCTTGGCACGGTGAGGACCATCGCGGTCGTGCAAGGCCGGTCGACCGTGACGGTGCTGCTCGGCTTCATCGAGGTGCTGGTGTGGGTCACCACGGTGACGCACGTCGTGCAGCGGGCGACCGGCAACCCGGTGCTGCTGGTCGCGTACGCGGGGGGCTTCGCGGCGGGCAACGCGGTCGGCATCGCGGTCGAGAAACGCCTGGCCCTCGGCGCAGTGATCGTGAGGTTCGTGTCCCAATCGGCCGGGCAGGAGGTGGCCGAACTGCTGAAGCGGCGGTCGCCCAAGGTGTTCCAGTTCGAGGGCCGCGAGCACCTGGCGCCGGTCACGCTGATCTACGTGCCCGCCCGGCGCCGCGACGCGCGGCGGCTGATCAAGCAGGCGATGGAGATCGACCCCAGCCTGTACTACGCGGTCGACTCGGTCCGCGAGTCGAACTGGAACCAGCCGAGCCCCGCCCTGCCGACCGGCTGGCGGAGCGTGGCGAAGAAGAAGTAGGGCTGGGGGCGCCCGGCGCCACTTTGCGCAAACTGGGCGCCGAGAGAACCGTCGCCCGAGCCGCTTCGTAGGAACAGGAGAGCCCCCGTGTTGACGCGGGCGGGCCGCGAGCGGGGGCCGGATTGCTTTGGGGCGAGCCGCCCCGAAGGAGGCTGCAATGTTACGGTCGATGGTTCCTTGGCGGGAGAGGTTCCCCGCCACGTTCTCCCGGTTTGAGAACGAGATGGAAGACCTCATGGAACGCTACCTCGGCGCGGGCGAAGACTGGTCGGTCAACCGCTTCACGCCCTCGCTCAACGTGACCGAGACCGACAGGTCGTACGAGGTCACCGCCGAGCTGCCCGGCCTGGCGCCCGAAGACGTGTCGGTCGAGATGACCGGCGGCACGCTGGTGGTCTCTGGGGAGAAGAAGGAAGAGAAAGAGGAGAAGGGCAAGACGGTTCACCGGGTAGAGCGGAGGCACGGCGAGTTCCGCCGCGTCGTGCAGCTCCCCGACGCCGCCGACAGCAAGGGCGTCGAGGCGACGTTCGAGCACGGCGTGCTGACTGTGAAAGTCCCCAAGAGCGTCGAACAACGCCCCAAGAAGATCGCCGTGAAGTCGCCCGTGAAGTCAACCGAGAAATGACGTCGCGGCGCCTTCAGCGGGCGCACCCCCCGCGGTCGCGCAAGCGCACGGCCGCGGGATTCTTGCAAACTACTCGGTAGTGACTTTGAGTTTGATTACCGAGTCGATCGGATCGGGCGCCTGCTCGGGAAGCGTCAGCGTGAATTGCGTCTCGGTGGCGTCGACCTGCAGTTCAGACCCGTTGGCGAGTAGCTCCGCGGTAGCTGCCTTCAGCCCACCCAACGGCGCAGTCAGGCGTCCGTCCTCGGGCCAGTCGAACACGTGCAGGTACAGGGACCCCGCGTCGCCGTCTCGCTTGACGGTGCAGCGGCCCCAGGGGATTTCGATTGGGCTGGCGGACGTGCCGTAGATCGACTCGCCGTTGACGCGCATCCACTCGCCGATCTGGGCGAGCCGCTCCAGGCTGGCCGCGGGGATTTCGCCCTCGGCGGTCGGGCCGACGTTCAGCAGGTAGTTGCCCCCCTTCGACGCGATGTCGACCAGGTTGCGGACGAGCGTCTCCGTGGACTTCCATTTGTGGTCGTCGGCACGGAAGCCCCAGGTGTCGTTCATCGTCATGCACGACTCCCAATCGACGCCCGGCAGGCCGGTCGCGGGGATCTGCTGCTCGGGCGTGCCGAAGTCGCCGGCGTACTGCTGGTCGCCCTTGCTGAGGCCCTCCATGCCCTTGCGGCCTTTGCCGACGCGGTTGTTGATGATCAGGCTCGGCTTGAGGCCGCGGAGGTAGCTGTAGAGCCGCTTGCCGTCTGGCTCGGTCCACCAGTCGGGCCACTCGCCATCAAACCACAGCACCTCGGGGTCGCACGATTCGAGCAACTCGGCCAGCTGCTGCTCCATGTACTTGATGTACTCGGCCTTGCGGCCCTCTTTGATCGTCGACGGGTTGTAGCGGCCGTCGGCGCTCTTGCCCTGCGCGGGGTGGTGCCAGTCCATGATGGAGTAGTAGGTGCAGAACTTCAGGCCCTCGGCGCGGCACGCCTCGGACAGCGGCCGCAGCAGGTCGCGCCCGTAGGGAGTCGCGTCGACGACGTCCCACTCGGTGGTCTTGGTGTCGAACAGGCAGAAGCCGTCGTGGTGTTTAGAGGTGATCACCACGTACTTCATACCGGCCTGCTTGGCCGCCTTGGCCCAGGCGGCCGGATCGTACTTGGTCGGGTTGAACTGCGCGGCGAGCTGCTCGTACTCATCGACCGGGATGTCGGCGGTGTTCATGATCCACTCGCCGATCCCGGCCTGCTTCTCGCCATTCCACTCGCCGGCCGGCGCCGCGTAGAGCCCCCAGTGGATGAACATCCCGAACCGGGCGTCCCGCCACCAGGCCATCCGGGTGTCGGCTTCGTCGGCAGGGAGCGCGTGACCAGCTGCCTGTTCCGCGGGTTCGGCTGACGCGGCTTGGGGGAAGTTGGCTGCAAGAATCGCAAGCAGCAACGGCAACATTCGGCGGCGCATGACGGTAGAGCTCCAGAGGAGATGGACAAGAAGCTAGCGGCTCGCACTCGACCCGGGCGCCGCGTTACTCGCTGACGTGCTCGAGCACCGCGTAGCAGCCGGGGTTCCAGCCGTAGCATAGCACGTACAGCTTGCCGCCGACCACCACGCCGGCCGCGTTGTGGATGTGGTCGAACTCCTTGATGCCCAGGTCTTCTTGCGGGCGGAGCGTGGCGATCACTTTATCGCCCCGCACGAGTTTCACCACGCCGGGCTCGCCGTCCTTGCCCTGCAGGCAGCCGACTACCGCGAGCTGCTCGCCCTGCCAGTCGACGAAGTCGACGTCGCACGGGTTCGCGTCGACGAGGTCGATCGAGCCGAGGAACTCGCCCTCCTGGTTGAACCGCTGCAGCCACTGCCGCTCGCGGTCGGCGATCACCAGCGCGTTGTCGGCCGGGTCGAGCGTGACGCCGTGGTTGGTGGAGAACTTGCCGGAGGTGCGGCCGTCGCCGGGGACCGCGCCGCCGAAGTAGAAGTCCTCGTACTCGGCCTTGTCGACATCGGCGGTCAGCACGTACTTGCCGGGCGAGTAGCCGTCACAGACGACCATCCGGCCGCCCGCCGCGAACTCGACGTCGGTCGGGCGGTAGGGGTTTGCTTCGTCCCGGTAGTAGTCGTTGACCGCCGGGCGGCCCATCCGGGCGATGTCCTGGCCCTCTTTGCTGATGATGTGGATCTCGGCGTGCTCGTTGTCGGGCAGCACGAGGACGCCGCCGTCGCGGTTGAGATAGGCCGTGTTGTGCAGCCCGCCGGTCCGCACCGCCTCGGAGCTGGGGATGACGGTTTTGGTCTTCAGGTCGGCCGAGATCCGCACGGGGCCGCAGTTCTTCAGGCCGAAGTAGATCTCGCCGTTCGGGGCCTTCGCGAAACCGCCGTGAGCCTTGACCAGGTGCTCGTTGACCTCGGCCGGCAGCTCGCTGAGCTCAGCGTTGTAGCGGAAGCGGAACTCGCCGGCGCCGGTCACCGCGTCGGCCGGCGGGGCGGCGGTGGAGGTCTGTTCGGGCGTGGCTTCTGCGTGCACGTGCCCGTCGTGGGCCAAGGCCGCGGTGGGCGCGCAGAGCAGGAGTAGAACGGCAGTGGTGCGGAACGGCATGACAGACTCGCAGCGGTGGGAGGTCCAGGAAGTGACGGCCAAGGTCGCCAGGGTCGCGACGACCACCACTGTAGCTGCCGCCGCGGCGCGGAGCTAGTCTGCCGCAGCGGGCCGCCGCGCCGGGGCCTACTCCTTGAGCTGGAACAGGCGGCTGAGCGCGTCGAGCAGCTTGCGGGGCGAGCCCGATTTCGACTCGTCGCGGAGCGACTCCATCGGCGCGTGCAGCATCTTGTTGACCAGCCGGTCGGCGAAGCGGCGGACCTCGTCGCGGGCGTCGCTGTCGAGTTCTGGCAGCTTGTTGAATAGCCGGTCGAGCTCCAGCTCCTTCGGCTCTTCCAGCCCGCTGCGGAGCCGGGCGATAACCGGCGCCGAGATCCGGTGCCGGGCGTCGACGAAGAACTTCTCACGCTCTTCGTCGATGATCCGCTCGGCCAGCGGCAGCTCGCGTTCGCGGGCGCTGCGGTTGGCGTCGCACGCCAGGCGGAGGTCGTCGATCGAGTAAAGGTAGACGCCGATCTCGTCGGCGATGCGGGGGTCGA contains:
- a CDS encoding alpha-L-fucosidase, with protein sequence MRRRMLPLLLAILAANFPQAASAEPAEQAAGHALPADEADTRMAWWRDARFGMFIHWGLYAAPAGEWNGEKQAGIGEWIMNTADIPVDEYEQLAAQFNPTKYDPAAWAKAAKQAGMKYVVITSKHHDGFCLFDTKTTEWDVVDATPYGRDLLRPLSEACRAEGLKFCTYYSIMDWHHPAQGKSADGRYNPSTIKEGRKAEYIKYMEQQLAELLESCDPEVLWFDGEWPDWWTEPDGKRLYSYLRGLKPSLIINNRVGKGRKGMEGLSKGDQQYAGDFGTPEQQIPATGLPGVDWESCMTMNDTWGFRADDHKWKSTETLVRNLVDIASKGGNYLLNVGPTAEGEIPAASLERLAQIGEWMRVNGESIYGTSASPIEIPWGRCTVKRDGDAGSLYLHVFDWPEDGRLTAPLGGLKAATAELLANGSELQVDATETQFTLTLPEQAPDPIDSVIKLKVTTE